Proteins encoded within one genomic window of Aspergillus nidulans FGSC A4 chromosome VII:
- a CDS encoding beta-N-acetylhexosaminidase (transcript_id=CADANIAT00009135) — protein MAGVWIITALLYVVVSASSLQLLPPTPVFSDHDRVRSKVWETAASCRRIYIDADFAARKDTDGLTLIPPSGHDFAEVFLEDLNHITGFNWSLETVESLPATADANGAILLGTFTGHSASLTYENGMPTSEGYELDISPSAVFIGGTGARGTWWGTRTVLQMLLIGNNTLPTGRLSDAPAYATRGYMLDAGRKWYTKEFLKEMCSYASFFKMSEFHYHLSDNYPLNRGRNETWQDVYSHFSLLPEDESLLGIVHGRENETLSRKDYVDLQKHCARRGIAVIPEIEAPGHCLYVTKWKPGLALDKRDLLNLSHPSTIPTIQRIWAEFLPWFDVKEVHVGADEYDSSLADDYIGFVNEMADFISSTAGKNIRIWGTFMEDSEDKSLRINPDITIQHWQYGQSDPLRLIDQDHHIINSQDWWAYMSIKNDHMPILPAPYPQFFNESRILNFADQPSWQWMPADFNNVNTTEQPLPDEPLLKGAVMAAWNDNGPDASTKLEMYYAMRRGIALVGARSWSGSRGPEVQPKTLDASIDFFSPLAPAQNLDRVIPVPGNGSDGLLVSWARPHSSTNSNHIRLGKGSKGMNYTCTLKATGPFTLSSKDNTLSLDREGTLFFKEDGYIYPLRSVTIKDALELDPGHPGRIWANTSSTHEPVTIYASVSHPVTITIATDVEHGAVVWLDGQLVGRFEVFVYGGRNTEFSWSQMAFVAPLEDVWEKGLVGLKVEGRNLFEVPLLGVAMLGEWKSRGRRPRVKKAYNATLSVSKVLYINTHMDCCW, from the exons ATGGCGGGCGTTTGGATCATCACGGCCCTACTGTACGTGGTGGTCAGCGCATCTTCGCTGCAGCTCCTACCCCCAACACCTGTCTTTAGTGACCATGACCGCGTCAGGAGCAAGGTCTGGGAGACAGcagccagctgcaggagaATCTACATCGACGCGGATTTTGCCGCCAGGAAGGACACTGACGGGTTGACCCTTATTCCTCCAAGCGGTCATGACTTCGCCGAGGTCTTCCTTGAAGACCTCAACCATATCACCGGCTTCAACTGGTCCCTCGAGACTGTCGAGTCGCTGCCAGCCACTGCCGATGCCAACGGTGCCATCCTCCTCGGCACCTTCACGGGTCACAGCGCGTCTCTGACATACGAGAACGGGATGCCTACATCTGAGGGCTATGAGCTAGACATCTCGCCCTCGGCTGTGTTCATTGGAGGCACCGGCGCAAGGGGCACGTGGTGGGGGACTCGGACCGTCCTACAGATGCTTCTGATCGGCAACAATACACTCCCGACTGGCCGATTGTCTGATGCGCCAGCCTATGCCACCCGTGGGTATATGCTAGATGCCGGACGCAAATGGTACACTAAAGAGTTCCTTAAAGAGATGTGCAGTTACGCATCGTTTTTCAAAATGAGCGAGTTCCACTACCACCTTAGCGACAATTACCCGCTCAACCGTGGCCGCAATGAAACCTGGCAGGACGTCTATTCGCATTTCAGTTTGCTGCCCGAGGATGAGTCCCTGCTGGGCATCGTGCATGGCCGCGAGAATGAGACGCTCTCGCGCAAAGACTACGTCGACTTACAGAAACACTGTGCGAGGCGCGGTATTGCTGTGATTCCCGAGATCGAAGCTCCCGGTCACTGTCTTTACGTGACAAAGTGGAAGCCGGGTCTTGCACTTGACAAACGCGACCTGCTCAACCTCTCGCACCCGAGCACTATCCCCACTATCCAGCGTATCTGGGCCGAGTTCCTGCCCTGGTTTGATGTAAAGGAGGTTCATGTAGGTGCTGACGAGTATGACTCCAGCCTAGCGGACGACTACATCGGGTTCGTCAACGAGATGGCCGACTTCATATCATCAACTGCAGGCAAAAACATTCGCATCTGGGGTACTTTCATGGAAGATTCAGAAGACAAGAGTCTCCGTATCAATCCAGACATTACCATCCAGCACTGGCAGTACGGTCAGTCAGACCCGCTCAGACTTATCGACCAGGACCACCACATCATCAACTCCCAGGACTGGTGGGCTTACATGAGCATCAAGAATGACCACATGCCCATCCTTCCGGCTCCGTATCCGCAGTTCTTTAACGAGTCGCGTATTCTCAACTTCGCTGACCAGCCTTCGTGGCAATGGATGCCGGCTGACTTCAACAATGTCAACACCACAGAGCAGCCATTGCCCGATGAGCCGCTACTTAAGGGCGCCGTGATGGCAGCATGGAATGACAACGGGCCTGATGCGTCAACAAAACTTGAGATGTACTACGCCATGCGCAGGGGTATTGCTCTTGTTGGTGCCCGTTCGTGGAGTGGTAGCCGGGGGCCTGAAGTGCAACCGAAGACCTTAGACGCCAGCATCGACTTCTTCTCGCCGCTTGCCCCAGCTCAGAATCTTGACCGCGTCATTCCTGTCCCTGGGAATGGCAGCGATGGTCTTCTTGTCTCCTGGGCGCGACCTCACAGCAGTACCAATAGCAACCACATCAGACTTGGCAAGGGCAGCAAGGGCATGAATTACACCTGCACCCTGAAGGCCACCGGGCCCTTTACACTCtccagcaaagacaacaCCCTCTCCCTCGACCGCGAAGGGACTCTGTTTTTCAAGGAAGATGGCTACATCTACCCACTCCGCTCCGTAACAATTAAAGATGCCCTCGAGCTAGACCCCGGCCACCCCGGCCGTATCTGGGCTAACACTTCGTCGACCCACGAGCCGGTCACCATCTATGCTTCCGTTTCACACCCGGTAACCATCACCATAGCCACGGATGTTGAGCATGGCGCGGTAGTCTGGCTTGATGGACAGCTGGTCGGCCGCTTCGAAGTCTTCGTGTATGGTGGCAGGAATACCGAATTCAGTTGGAGCCAAATGGCGTTTGTGGCGCCgcttgaggatgtttggGAAAAGGGCTTGGTGGGCTTGAAAGTGGAGGGGAGGAACTTGTTTGA AGTTCCACTGTTGGGCGTGGCAATGCTAGGGGAGTGGAAAAGCAGAGGTCGAAGGCCTAGGGTCAAGAAGGCTTACAATGCTACACTTTCTGTATCCAAGGTTCTCTACATTAACACCCACATGGACTGCTGCTGGTAG